In Gilliamella sp. B3022, the sequence GGATTATTACCTGAACATGCTTCTTATTATCCTTCGGTAATGGCAGCAGGGCAAAAACAACGAGTCGCACTAGCTCGAGCATTAATTTTAAAGCCTAAAGTGATAATTTTAGATGAAGCTTTAGCTGCGCTAGATATTTCAATGCGATCACAAATAGTCAATTTAATGTTGTCACTGCAAGCTGAGCAAAATATTTCTTATGTTTACGTTACTCAAGATATAGGAATGATGAAACATATCAGCGATGAAATTTTAGTAATGCATAAGGGAGAACTGGTTGAATATGGTAATACGGCTGAAGTATTAGCTTCACCATTAAGTGACATTACCCAAAAATTAATTAATAGCTATTTTGGCGAAGCATTAACCGCCGATACTTGGCGTACTGATACTCGTACTTTCTAAGTTTTAATATTCCCATCAACGTTTTCACTTTGAAGACCATTTAAGCATTATTTACTATTAAAATTTCTAGTATACTGATTTTTTTGAATCTTATTGCTTAATAAAAATCTCGACAAATTTTATAAAACCCACTATATTTAGCTATGTAGATATCTAGACGTCTATTTTAATTATAAAAAATAAATCATTGCTTTAGGAGCTGTTGTTATGCCTATTTGTATCCCAGACTCATTGCCTGCTGTAGATGTGTTACGCAATGAAAATGTCTTTATTATGACTTCATCGCGTGCTAAAAATCAAGAAATTCGAGCACTTAAGCTTCTCTTCCTTAATTTAATGCCTAAAAAAATAGAGACTGAAAATCAATTTTTTCGGTTATTATCAAATTCCCCTTTACAAGTGAATATTCAATTATTGCGTATTGATCAACGTGAATCAAAAAATACACCAATGGAACATTTGAGAAGCTTTTATTGTGATTTTGATGATATTCGACATCAAAATTTTGATGGGCTTATTATAACTGGAGCACCACTAGGTAAAGTGCCTTTTTCTGATGTAGTTTATTGGTCTAAATTAGCTGAAATTATTACTTGGGCAAAAGAACATGTAACTTCAACAATGTTTGTTTGTTGGGCTGTACAGGCTGCTTTGAAAGTCTTATATGATTTACCAAAATTTACTCGCAGCCAGAAATTATCAGGTGTTTATCAACATCAAATTATTCAGCCGAATGCGATTTTATCACGAGGATTTGATGATACTTTTTTAGCACCTCATTCACGTAATGCTGATTTTCCCAAAGATAAAATTATAAATTACACCGATTTAACAATTTTAGCTGAGTCCGATATAACAGGGCCTTATCTAATGACAACAACAGATAAACGTATGGCATTTGTAACAGGACACCCAGAATACGACTCTTACACCTTAGCCAATGAATATTTTCGCGATATTAACGCTGGGATTAATCCGAATATTCCAGAAAATTATTTTCCAGATAATAATCCAAATCTGCCCCCGAAAGCTACATGGCGTAGCCATGCCTATTTACTATTTAGTAATTGGCTTAACTATTATGTCTATCAATTAACACCATTTGATTTAAAAACACGTAATATGACGGTTGATGATTAAAAAAAGCAAATATATAAACCCTATTGGTATATAGAAGTAAATAATATTAATTATGGAAAATAAGCAAAAAATTTGTTCTTAAAAAAGTATAACGCATGCTTTTCACATGGTTTAATGAAAAAACAAATCATACAATAGATAAATGTAATCCAAAAACATTAATATTTTTTAAATCCATTACTGATATTAGTAATATAAGAAATAAGAAAAGATCAATGAAATGTTATAAATTAATTAAATAAAAGAATGGTAACAAATGCAACAATCGGTTTTAAAAGTCAGTTAGCTAACTATAATTTTATTGATTTACCTAAAATGTAATTACAAGAATCTGATTCTAAAAAAGCTCATTTTGATTATAGTACAGCTCAAGATGAAGCAATTGAGTGTTGCATTACTTAACCAATTCAACGTTAATTGATCTATGAAACACGTGAGAAGTTATGTGTATATTATCGCTATAATCTATGATATAACTATCATTCCCCAAGCTCTAAAAAAGCGCTCCTTATAGATTGAGCGCTATTACTAAAAAATCACTTACCTTTTATTTAAAGTGGTTATCTCACGAAATAAACTTAACAATACAACCAGAAAATAAAATCCCACACTAATTAATAATATGTGAAATACGTGAATAAGAACTGTTTTTTATTGATAAATAAAACTGGATAGAATTTAGTGTAGAAATGTACAGATAAATCCTTTACATATTTCATAGTGAAGTCGTTTATCAAGGTCTATAAGTAGAAGCATCATAAGCATAAAAGAGCACGCTTACTCGGAACGAATTAGATAAATAGATCCCTTAGAGTTAGTAACGTGACAATTTTGGCTTAAGAAAAAGGAATTGTGTCTTAAATATACTTAGCTAAATATGTGCCTTATCTTGGTCCTATTATCTTTGATGATTTTGAGAATCTGACAAAATATATTGAAGATAGTAAAAAAAGGGATTGAAATGATATCAATTTAAAAAACAAAAGATAAAATCCTTATCTTGCATCATGTTAGGCATAGTTATATTATGGGCAGCAGTGCTATATTAATTAAGGAATTAGATATGTTAAAGTCAATTGATCCAACTACCACTTCTTCTTGGCAATCTCTTCAGGCTAGTTATGAAAAGCATCATGAAAAAACCATTGCCCAAATTTTAAAAGATGAACCTAAGCGTGTTGAAAAACTGAGCATTCCTTTTGAAGATGAGTTTTTGGTTGATTTGTCAAAAAATAGAGTGACGCAAGAAACTTTAGAATTGCTTTACAAACTTGCTGATGAATGTGATTTAAATGGCGCCATTAACGCCATGTATAGCGGTGAAAAAATTAATCGTACAGAAAATCGTGCTGTATTGCATGTTGCGTTGCGTAATACTTCAAATACCCCGATTTATGTCGATGGTAAGAATGTAATGGATGAGGTTAACACCGTACTTGCTAAAATGGATTCGTTTAGTAAAAAGATCATTAGTGGAGAATGGAAAGGTTATACGGGTAAAGCAATTACGGACGTAGTTAATATTGGTATTGGTGGTTCA encodes:
- the metA gene encoding homoserine O-acetyltransferase MetA, coding for MPICIPDSLPAVDVLRNENVFIMTSSRAKNQEIRALKLLFLNLMPKKIETENQFFRLLSNSPLQVNIQLLRIDQRESKNTPMEHLRSFYCDFDDIRHQNFDGLIITGAPLGKVPFSDVVYWSKLAEIITWAKEHVTSTMFVCWAVQAALKVLYDLPKFTRSQKLSGVYQHQIIQPNAILSRGFDDTFLAPHSRNADFPKDKIINYTDLTILAESDITGPYLMTTTDKRMAFVTGHPEYDSYTLANEYFRDINAGINPNIPENYFPDNNPNLPPKATWRSHAYLLFSNWLNYYVYQLTPFDLKTRNMTVDD